The DNA region ATGAGCACTAAAATAAGACCGCCGGGGAAAATTACCAGACACATGGGCATGGGCTCAGCTTTGCCAGGTTTCCAGTTTAGAAAGTAAGTCATTGGGCACACAGTGTGGTAGGGGCTCTTTTGAAATAATATGCCCCcattaaatgcatttaaaaataatcccaAACATATTGAAATATCAGCATCTATTTCCAAGGTCTAATTGCATGGGATACTGCAGGGTTTCAAAGATGCAAAAAGCATTGTTTGGGAGTTCAGCGTAGAAGCAGCTTCATGTCTACTCGGAGCCTCCTGAGAGACAGCTAGGGAGTGGAAACCCTTCATGAGTTTAAGATGTACATTGCAGGGTGAATTGGACTGGGTGCATTATTTTAAAACCATATAAATAATACAAGGGGAAACAGACACAGTGCTTCTCCTTCTTCCACTCCCACTTATGTCTCAATATGTAAATGGTTCTGCGATGCTGGGCTCTTGCTGATGGAatcaaaacatatttaaagaagaCAAGCAAGTTTAAAGAACCTAGAGTTTGCTCCTTGCATTCACTAAGAGGAGACATTTAAATCAAAAGCATTTTTGAAGTGTActtaaaattctgttttgaaCTTATCTAATCAGAGATAAGTATAGTCATAAAGTCACTCTCCTTCCACCGTTTGGCTCCCCTTATCTCCAAGCATTGTTCTTATCTCCTGCCAGTCTCAGCTCTGACAATAGATTATCTTTGTTTAGAGACGCTAattgttttcaaaatctttttaatAATTGCTTTGGAACAAGGTGTGCAAATGAGGCTTAAGATAATTACAGCTTCATTTGTTTGTGTAGTTTTAATAAGCATTctccacacatacacaaaataacAGATGATAGGACTGAAACTGCAAGACATCTCTCATTCCCTGGCAGTAAAATAGGCCAGCATTgcaatctacacacacacacacacacacacacacctctttatTTAATCTTCTTGGAGCCGCTGTCGTTCTCGCTTTGAGGGCAGTGTCCCTCTCAGAACAGGGCAAGGATTATGTTACAACCGGAGGGCTATTGGAGCCGGACacagttttatttaatttacacCCCATCCAGCGCCTTTCGCGCGAGGTTCCCAAAGCATTTTTGCTAATAGCAAGTAAATCTTCTCGGCATTCCTCGGTAGCAGAGGTGGCCTTGGAAAATGCAACCGCACTAATGGGGAAACCGAGTCCAGAAGCCTGCCCGCTTAAACAATAGAACATTAAGATACCAAATCACAAATGAACCCTCGGCATCTTTATCTGCTCAGCAACTATGTTCTACACAACTCTTTGCGTGGTCCCAAATACTCGAGGCCTTTTGAGAATGAGGGAAGCGCTATACAGCTGGGAGTATCTGTGCCCTTTGGAGGGcggtgggggcaggagggaagagaggaggaaattAGGTTTGGCTCCTGGAGCTGAAGCCAGCCGGGAGAGAAGCCATTCTTCCAGCGGTTGCAGCCCGGAGCACTGGTCTGCTCTTGTATTATTTATCGCGTTCCATAAGCTATTCATCAATCCATTACTTATTCATTCCAACGTTAAGGTAATTAAATATGAGCTCACCGGGAAAGGGCAAGTCTGCAAGGGACAGAGACAGAGTATGGAGGGAGAGGAGGCGAATCAGAAGGTCTGGAGTCATTGATTTGTGCAGAAATGTGCGCGGCTGCCCTTAGGTGACACTGCAGAGGGGGCTCACTTTTCAAGGTCCTGACGCGCTCACCCACTCCCACCACCCCCGTCCCCGGTAAGCACCGCTCCCTCCCGCCTCCCCACCTCGCTTCCCACCGCTCGCggtccccctcctcccaccactcCCTATCCCTCGCTGCACAGCCTCGCCCTCCCCGCGCGGGGCGGCGCGGCCTCGCGGCCCGGCCTGGCGGCGCGCGGGCTGGCCAGCCCCGGATAGGCGCCGCCCGCAGCCAATCAGCGCGCCGGGGACGCTGCGCGCTTTAAGGCAGCTGCGGGGAGAACAGAAACCAAGTTCCCCGGCAACAAGCAGCATCCACCCGGCGGGAGGCCGGAGCCAGCGAGGCCCGAAAAGCTGCGGAGTGAGCCGGACGCTCCTTGTCCAGCGCGCGTCCTACTCCTCCTCCACTAACTCGGCCGCCCGTCCCCAAGCCTCGACTCGCTTTTTAGCCTTCGCAAAGCCTAGGGAGGGGGTTAGGAGCAGCCGCGCCCCCCTCCCTGCGGCTGCCTCCTCCTGCTTTTTCGGCTTTGCTCCCTGCCGCGTGCGCCAGGGCAGTGCGCCCCGGCAGGCCCCAGCCATGTCGATGCTGCCATCGTTCGGCTTCACGCAGGAGCAAGTGGCGTGCGTATGCGAGGTTTTGCAGCAAGGCGGGAACCTGGAGCGCCTGGGCAGGTTCCTGTGGTCGCTGCCCGCCTGCGACCACCTGCACAAGAACGAAAGCGTGCTCAAGGCCAAGGCCGTGGTCGCCTTCCACCGCGGCAACTTCCGCGAGCTCTACAAGATCCTGGAGAGCCACCAGTTCTCGCCTCACAACCACCCCAAGCTGCAACAACTGTGGCTGAAGGCGCACTACGTGGAGGCCGAGAAGTTGCGCGGCCGGCCCCTGGGCGCGGTGGGCAAATATCGGGTGCGCCGAAAATTCCCGTTGCCGCGCACCATCTGGGACGGCGAAGAGACCAGCTACTGCTTCAAGGAGAAGTCGCGGGGCGTGCTGCGGGAGTGGTACGCGCATAACCCCTACCCCTCGCCGCGTGAGAAGCGGGAGCTGGCCGAGGCCACCGGCCTCACCACCACCCAAGTCAGCAACTGGTTTAAGAACCGGAGGCAAAGAGACCGGGCCGCCGAGGCCAAGGAAAGGTACGCAGAGTGATTCCCGCTGATCGGGCGACCCCGGGAAGCCTTCCTGTCCCCGCCGCCCCTTCCCGCCCCCGCAGGCACCAGCCACCGTGTCCACCCAGCCGGCCGGAGCCCTCCGCCGGGCGGCGCCCAGGCTTCCGCGGCACTGCGGCGAAAGTTCGTGAACTCTGAGATCGCTCGctaggggtggggcgggggggttgCTCATCTGATTTGAGCGTCCGCGCGTGGGTTTCCTGGGATGTGAGTGTCGGGAAATGTTGGCGCTAGGTTTGTTTTTCATGCCTCCTTGGCTGGCTGGGGCGAGGAGTGGCGGGTGGAGAGTGAGTTTCTAGATCCGCTTAGAAGGGCAGTATTGATTGGTATCGCGAGGAGAGGGGTTCGCTGGGGGCTGAGGGTCTCGAATCTCTCTCCTCTTGCTCCCCGTGAGGGTGGAGCTGGCCTGAAACTTCTCAGCCTCCACTCCCGCCCCGTCCTTCACTCGCTCTGTCCTGGTAGTCTTCTGGGTGAGAGGTCGCTTCATTGCGCACTAGCTGTACAAAGGGAGGAGTCTTTCCAAAGAAATCCACAGAAAAGAGAGCTTTGGGAGAGTTGGCGCTGCATTTACTCCCTGGCGCCCAGAGCCCAGAAACGATTGCTCCTCGTCGGCTCCCTCGCGCCTGGCCGGGAGCCGCGGCTGGTCAGTCCCGCTGTCcgcgccgccccccgccccccctccccgggTGAGGAAGGGGTCTCCAGTCGCAGACTTCTCTCGCCCCGGAGCTCAGAAGGCAATATTTTTTTAACCTGTCTCTGCCCCCGCCCTCCTCACGCTAACACACCCGGCCACCTGGCCCGGCTCCACTCGTTTGCTGTAGAGTTTCCGACCGAGATTCGGAAGAGCGTgtgggaggcggcggcggcggcggcggcggggaggaGAGCGCTTCGGGGAGCCGGGCAGTTTGGGGGAAACCTAAGCTCCCGAGTTGGCTGGGTTTCTTTTGTTCGCTTCGGAGCCTGGGGGCCGAAGATGTCGCCGCCTTGTTCCCCTCTGGGCGGAAAAGCAGAGTCTGGATAAATTCAGCTGAAATGGGCTCTCTGGGAGAGAGAGACtgcgagagatggggagagagttggggagaCAGGCGGGCTCCGCGGTGGGGAGGACGGCCGAGCCCTCTGAAGGCAGAAGCGCCGAGGGCTACAAGACCCTGCAGTTCACCAGCACCGAGCGCCCAGACTGAGATCCCGGTTCGTCGCACAGGCTCCGGCTGTGCGGGGTCGCGAAGTTCCCCTGTGGGGAATGGGTGCGCTGGTGTGGATGCCCGCAGGGAGTCTGAGAGAGGGCCGTGAGGGACTTAGGGCTGAGCGAGTAACACGGAGACAGGGACAGTACAGTTCCAGGTAGACGTTAGTTTCAAAAAGGCCGTCCTTTAAGCCAGGCCCGAGGGCCCACTCCCTGATGAAATCGGAGAGACTGGCTGCGCTCCCTGTGTTTACTCAGGTCACTGGGCCGCTCTGGACACCACTTCCCATGACCTGTCCTGTGTCTCTGAGACCACAACCTCCGGGCAGGGGCAGGGAAACTCGACGGTTAATTGTTTCCTCAGGTGGGAACAGGACAATTGACTTGATTCACCACCAAACATCTGTTCATTGGGTGCTGTTCGTCCCCCGATCATTTTCTTCATCACCAACAatcatttgttggaagattttcaaatTTCGTTACTTCTAAATGTGATACTTGTTGAtaggtatttaaaaataactgcttgaacaaaaatttagaaataatttttgtgtttCAAATAAGCCCTGCTGATCTGGCTTTCTAAAATCTGGAAGAGGAAATGACCTGGCTCCCCAGGAGCTCTGTCCGTAGCTCCCCATTTCTCAAGTCTCTTCTGCCTCTTCATTTCCCCTAGGACCCTTGGGGATGGGTGAGAGGGCAGAGCTTCTCCATTTGGGTCAATGACTGATTGCACAATGGCCCTTTCCTCCTTccagctcccctccctccatctcacactttttttttttaaccatatggTGTTGTCCTCTATTTCTTAGGGAGAACACTGAAAACAATAACTCCTCCTCCAACAAGCAGAATCAACTCTCTCCTCTGGAAGGGGGCAAGCCGCTCATGTCCAGCTCAGAAGAAGAATTCTCACCTCCCCAAAGTCCAGACCAGAACTCGGTCCTTCTGCTGCAGGGCAATATGAGCCACGCCAGGAGCTCAAACTATTCTCTCCCAGGTTTAACCGCCTCTCAGCCCACCCACGGCCTGCAAGCCCACCAGCATCAGCTCCAGGACTCTCTGCTCGGCCCCCTCACCTCCAGTCTGGTGGACTTGGGGTCCTAAGGGGGAGGGATTGGGGCCTCGAAGCAGCGACTAGGGACACTTGTAAATAGAAATCAGGAACATTTTTGCAGCTTGTTTCTGGGGTTCTTTGCGCATAAAGGAATGGTGGACTTTcacaaatatcttttttaaaattcaaacccaACAGCGATCTCAAGCTTAGTGCCCTCTTCTCTCCAACTCTTTCCACTTTTGCATTATTTTCCCTCCCAGTGTGGAgatcagggaaaagaaaaaaaaaaaaaaacccaaacaaacaaaaacatccaGTCACCCAGTCTTGGTTCTGGGCAACCCGTGTTCCTGCTTCAgtagcctttcttttttctttttctttttttttttttcaatcaatgGGAATTACAAATCAACTggattttaattatttcattttaatttatttatggaaaaatgttttgagaagaggaaaaggaaatgaaaatgagagagagaggagatcaAAACAGTGAAAAGatcctccagcctgggaggaacTGGTTGCATTCTTAAGGTGAATAGGAAAAATACGATCTTATAACTTTTTTTTGATGGGGAAAATCAAgtttacattttcatatttagTGTTAAACAATTTTATGtagattaaaatgaaagaacAGTATTAGGGGAAAAAACAAGTGCCTAAATGTCTTAATGCTGTCTATGTGAGGCAGTTAGAAATAGAAGTGACCATTAGTAATACAAATACTTTTGTCAAATTTAGTGGgggtttttggttgttgtttgttttcttgggttttttttatggcaaactttaaaaatgtaccaGTGTGAAAAAACACTTTCCTGAATGCCATTACTTCTCATGCCCTTGAAGCTTTCTTATCTGTAGCCTACTCCTGTTAAGGGTTTCTCCTGTTCCTAGTTTCTAGCTTGCAAAAATACGTAACAAATCTAGCAACCTGGTATTTGTTACTAAAACAGCATGTGTTTTCAGGTTTCTTTTCTATTGTACCTAAACCAGTCTAAATTAAAACTTAGTAGAACACCAGGAGTACTGATTTTGTTTCTGAAAGGTGAGTTGTGTATTGCTGTCATTGGGCCCCCACCCCATTTTTTTTAAACGAatagttttcttgctttcttactTAATGGTGGTTATGAATTGCAGGGTACTTTGAAGGCCATCCCCTGAACCAGGAGTGGTGACTGAGTTAATTATATGACAGAAAAAGAGTGAATTTAGCTTtggggtatttatttatttttttattatttagagaTTCAGTTTTGTTTACCACTAGCTCTTCTCCACATCATTCGTATGTTAGCTTTTTTGTATTATTAACAAATTTATGACAAGACtgtgaaagtaaaataatttatctgcttgggggaaaaaaaaagggaacttgTACAAGGATAGCAACATTGTGAATTACTCTGTACAAATAGAAAGCAGACCAACAGGACAGGAGTTCTTTGCGGTGCTGCCTGATAGTGTCCAGAAAAACCCCAGTAATCATGTAGGCTCCAAATTATTTTTGCCTGGGGCAAAAATGATGTATCTTTgtatttagcttttaaaattagtgaaacaaatggcattatttattaaaattctacTCAGGATAACAGGATTGGCTTGCTTGTGCTTTGTAAAATATTACTCCCCAGAGGAAGTCTATTTTCTGACATGACAGTTtcataattttgatttttctccatctgtgtcaccattaatatattcatttctttcttactCTTTCCTATCTTTCCTGTCCTGATCtagaagtgggggtgggaggtggggagattaAGGCCTTCttattatgtttgttttattttttttaatgctaaatgACTGTGACTGAGTTCCAGGGAGAAAGGGTCACTGTACTTAACTATAGTCACTTTTACTTATAAAGTCATTTTTCCCCTCAGTGATGGACAGATGTTCACACAGCCGCTCAGAGACCATCCTTTGGATTGGGAGCTCAGGGTCCCAATCTCCCTTGTTAGTGTTTTGGATCATTAAGTTGGTGTTTATTTAAGTCACTAGGGTGTTTATTCTCCACGTCTTGGGCCACGGAGAAATGCCACCCTCTGCAGGAGGGGCTCTCACAGGGGATCTCCTCGCATTCTTCACATTCACTCCCCAAAACAAACACCCTGCACAAAGATAGCTTTCAATGACCCTGACAGGCTTCAAAGGACACCGCGGAAATCTCCCTGAAAAATAGGAAGGGCCAATTACCTTAATTTCTTACATGCCCTCTCTTCCTACCCAGATGACTACCCCCcactcttccagctctgtttagTATAATTTTAGACTCGTGGAAGTTCTGTCTCCCTGGGCACCCTGGCCCACTTCCTGCTCCCTTGGTTGGTGAATCTTGGAAATGTCTGCAAATCTGGCAAGGAGCAGAGTGGGCCGGTCCTGTAAAAGCCCCTGTGATTACTGCTTGTAAACTCGTTAAAAGGACAATTTTCTGTCACAGTCATAAACTCTTTGTAAAATCCCTGGCATTCGATCCAGAGTGCGCAAATTCCAGATGTGTTTAATAAGAAATTGCACAATGTGCCTCCCTCACCATCCTCCTCTCAGTCTGGCTAAACCAGGGACAAGCAGGAGGAGGCGAGAAAGCTGAATATTGCTTTGAGTTTTCTAGGCAATCATTTTAGAGCAATCATTAGGGGGAActaaccatatttttttttcctcgaGGAAATCTTCAAGGACCTGCTGTTAAGGGACCTCCAATTTACCTTCTCGGCTTCACAGTTTAACTGAATCAAAAGCCACTTTTCGATTTCTCCTTTACAGATTTCATAAGGAGAGCCCAAAGTAATGAACAACGGCTTATAAATAGTTTTTAGGATGAAATCTTACAGAATTTTAtcaagtaaaatgaaaacaagaatatACTAGGgcgatttttaaattttttacgtTTTAGATCTGAACACAGGATTGTTCGGGTACCCACTGCCTGCTTGCCTTGACCTCTTGGCTGAGAACGAAGCTTCCTTAAATGCTCGGGAGGCCAAGGGGCTTGGCCGACGGTTCCTGAATATGGCTTAGCAGGTGGGGACTCAAGAGTCCCCAGAGCACCACGAGCTGCGGGCAGGGAGAAAGAGGCCGCTGAGGCCGGGCACCGCCGGTCTTGAACTATTCTCCAGATAGGACAGGTTGGGCTTGACCCCGAGATGAAGCGGAAGCTTCCAGGAAGAGGCAGTGGCATTGGCGCTTGTGGGCGAACTCTGAGTTTGCTGAGCAGTGACCCTTGTCACGCCGCTCTTCCCCGCACCCTGAGGGCTAGTCGGGCACCTGGCACTGACCCCGCACGGAAAGGCTGTTCCTctgctccgccgccgccgccgcgcctgCAGCGGCGGCTGCGGCTGAAGGGGGGCTTCACTCCTACCGCCTCCCCCTCCTGGAGCTCTTTGGTCAAGTCTGCCAGCAGAACTCCAGGTTAGGGAGCCAGAGGCTTCCGTTCCGCGCGTCTCCGGCTACAGAAAACTGGAGGAGCTTCTCCTGCCACCCGCAGACTCCCGAGGCTGCTCCTGCCACTCTGCCCTCCCAAGGCGGGGGGAATCGGGGCGCCGCTGCTCTCCGCCCCCGGACCCGGGTGGAGCCCCTTCACCTTTTCACGGAGAATCGCGCGCGTCCCGGGAGCCGCATCACTGCGCAGCTCCAGGCGCGGGGCCTGGTGGCCCGGCCTGCGGAGCCCCTGAGAGCAGAGGCTGCCAGGCTAGCCTCGAAGGTCCAGACCGTGGAGGAGGCAGCGGCCTGAGCTTCTGGGGACAACGCAGCTGCCATGGCCTTGGGCACCCCGGAGCCACCTCCCAAGACCAAGTCGCGTCTCGCTCTTTGAATTAAGGAGCTAAGTTCCGGGCGAGGCACGTGAGCCACGCGGGAAGCGCTACCGCGGGGTTGGACCAGGCCCAGTGGCGGCGGGATGAAGCGGTCTTGGCCACTCGCGGCTCCCGGGCCGGGCGGCAGGTGGGAGCGCTCCCTGGTTCTCAGACGCGAGGGCAGCCGGCTCAGGCCCAAGAGCCTGGTCGGGAGGCGGCCTAGGCTCGGCCGCCCTTCCTACTTCAGGTATGGCCCGTTTCCTTTGCTTCCTGCGGCCTGGGTCTTGGCCCTCGGACCTGGGCTCATCACCCGCGCGTTCGGCGGAGGGGTGCCAGCCACAGAGGGCGCCCCTTCCCTGGCTTGTCGTTAGAACTTCAACGGTGGCCGAGGAGAGCGGCCCGGGTTTCTAGAGTCTCGGGCAGGACCGGGCGGCAGCTCGGCTTCCTTGGCTGGGCCTGGTCCGGTGTTTCCCCCTAGCCCGTGGCCCTGGGGCGAGCAGCGGCCTCTTCCCCACGCACCTCCCGGGTCCCCAGCAGGGAGGCTTCGGGCTGGGCTGTCGCGGCGCACACTTTGCCCTTCTTTGGTGGGGCAGGTGGTGTTGACAGAACAGGTGGGTCAGGGGTAAGGTGAGGAGAGTGGCTGGTGGCCCACGTGCTCTCTCTacgttatttcttctttttttctgagctttTCCCAGGAATAGGAGACTAAAAACCCTCCCAGACTACCTCCTCCAAACACCCGAAGCCAGCGGAACTAGTGTCTGTGCCCACTTAGCCCCCAGGGGCTATTCGCACGAAGGGTACCCGAGGGCTCAGTTCCTTAGCCCGCAGGTATACTCCGTGACCTTAGGTGGGGACTTGTGAGCCCCCTCAAGTGACCCCCGCCTTCGCTTCTTCCCTAGTTTGATTGAATGCAATAGCTCCACCTGGAAGATTCTCTAAAGACATGGGTAAGCCAGCCAGGACCGAGAAGTCAAAATCATGGGCGAGTTGTTGGCTTGTCCTCTGCCCAGAAAAAGTGCTGCCCTGGAAAGGCTGcattttctttagtgttttaAACTGAGTATACACACACAGCTTAGTTCCAGCTGATGAAATTGGAAACCTGTTCTCCCACTGAGGATGGCAATCACTGTTTTAGGCGCTGTGGTCCTTTCAGACAGCGAGGAACAACACTGCAGtagcatttaaaaacaaagagaaagaaattgctTGAGGCGCGTGTATGCCTGTCTCCCATCTGAGTTTCAGCTTCTATCCTTTTAACTTGTCAATGGACAGCTGAGACCCCACTTCTCAGCAGGAAGAGCACATACACCTTAAGGTTTGCTCTCCTGTATTGCTTTGCTACCTGGGAGTCTCCCCCCCTCCTTCTTTTGCAAAAGTGCCCACTAATTGTTTTCCTTTGCCATAACGTTAAAGTGTTCTTAAAATCACattcttctccccccaccccctcgaacaggaaaatgcagaaagaaaaactCACAAAAACTAAAATCCCAATCCTGTCTTAt from Eschrichtius robustus isolate mEscRob2 chromosome 1, mEscRob2.pri, whole genome shotgun sequence includes:
- the LOC137750517 gene encoding homeobox protein SIX1, coding for MSMLPSFGFTQEQVACVCEVLQQGGNLERLGRFLWSLPACDHLHKNESVLKAKAVVAFHRGNFRELYKILESHQFSPHNHPKLQQLWLKAHYVEAEKLRGRPLGAVGKYRVRRKFPLPRTIWDGEETSYCFKEKSRGVLREWYAHNPYPSPREKRELAEATGLTTTQVSNWFKNRRQRDRAAEAKERENTENNNSSSNKQNQLSPLEGGKPLMSSSEEEFSPPQSPDQNSVLLLQGNMSHARSSNYSLPGLTASQPTHGLQAHQHQLQDSLLGPLTSSLVDLGS